From a single Mycolicibacterium moriokaense genomic region:
- a CDS encoding BlaI/MecI/CopY family transcriptional regulator has translation MAKWRLLGELERRVMEHLWSATEPQTVRQVHAVVSPPRALAYTTVMTVLRRLADKGLVAQHRGDRAHRYAAVHGRDELVAGLMVDVLHQVDDSRDRTSALVHFVESVGTDDLHALQQALVEVEKRVRSSPASAAEE, from the coding sequence ATGGCCAAGTGGAGGCTGCTAGGCGAGCTCGAGCGTCGGGTGATGGAACACCTCTGGAGCGCAACGGAACCGCAGACCGTCCGGCAGGTGCATGCGGTGGTGTCACCGCCTCGTGCACTCGCATACACGACCGTCATGACGGTACTTCGGCGGCTCGCTGACAAAGGTCTGGTGGCACAGCACCGCGGCGATCGAGCCCACCGGTATGCGGCAGTGCACGGTCGCGACGAGTTGGTGGCCGGCCTGATGGTCGACGTGCTGCATCAGGTGGACGATTCGAGGGATCGCACGTCCGCGCTCGTCCACTTTGTGGAGAGTGTAGGAACCGATGATCTGCACGCTCTGCAACAGGCGCTCGTCGAGGTCGAGAAACGGGTGCGATCTAGTCCCGCGTCTGCGGCAGAGGAATAG
- a CDS encoding GAF domain-containing sensor histidine kinase, protein MRDLVEADSELALLRELIQAASHGPEVELLAAAAARMITHATNTDVCFVHVLDDSDRSLTLAGATPPFDREVGRVRMPLGSGISGWVANHREPVVIVEDKESDPRYLPIDALRDSRFTSMVSVPMETDPGGLVGELTVHTFERREFTARDVELLLVIGRLIAGALHQARLHRQLVGRERAHENFVEQVIEAQEIERRRLAGDIHDGISQRLITLSYRLDAAAQAVVDDPSEASVQLAAARELVDLTLQEARAAIGGLRPPVLDDLGLAGGLASLARSIPQLRLEVELTEARLPEHIEIALYRIAQECLQNVVKHAGATVARLTFSVQDETAQLEIVDDGVGFDTLQHPLGLDETGGYGLLSMSERAELVGGRLHIRSRPGSGTAVTATIPLPQTRD, encoded by the coding sequence GTGCGGGATCTCGTCGAGGCGGACAGCGAATTGGCACTGCTCCGTGAGCTGATTCAGGCGGCGTCACACGGGCCGGAGGTGGAACTGCTGGCCGCGGCTGCCGCGCGAATGATCACCCACGCGACCAACACAGACGTCTGCTTCGTGCATGTGCTCGACGACAGTGACCGTTCGCTGACCCTCGCTGGAGCGACACCGCCGTTCGACCGTGAAGTCGGTCGGGTTCGCATGCCGCTCGGCTCCGGCATCTCGGGCTGGGTCGCCAACCATCGGGAGCCGGTTGTCATCGTCGAGGACAAGGAGTCCGATCCTCGATACCTACCAATCGACGCGCTACGCGATTCGCGCTTTACGTCGATGGTTTCGGTACCGATGGAGACCGACCCCGGCGGACTGGTCGGCGAGCTGACAGTGCACACGTTCGAACGCCGTGAATTCACGGCACGAGATGTGGAACTGCTGTTGGTGATCGGGCGTCTCATCGCGGGTGCGCTGCATCAAGCGCGGCTGCATCGTCAACTGGTCGGGCGGGAACGCGCGCACGAGAACTTCGTCGAGCAGGTGATCGAGGCTCAGGAAATCGAAAGACGGCGTCTGGCAGGCGATATCCACGACGGGATCTCCCAGCGGTTGATCACGTTGTCCTACCGCCTCGATGCCGCAGCCCAGGCCGTCGTCGACGATCCGAGCGAGGCATCGGTACAGCTGGCCGCCGCCCGCGAACTGGTAGATCTGACACTGCAAGAAGCGCGCGCAGCTATCGGCGGGCTGCGGCCGCCGGTACTCGACGATCTAGGCCTAGCAGGCGGACTGGCGAGCCTCGCCCGATCCATCCCCCAGCTGCGTCTCGAGGTGGAGCTGACCGAGGCTCGCTTACCCGAACACATCGAGATCGCGCTGTACCGCATCGCGCAGGAATGTCTGCAGAATGTCGTGAAACACGCGGGGGCTACGGTGGCGCGGCTCACCTTCTCGGTCCAGGACGAGACCGCCCAGCTCGAAATCGTCGATGACGGAGTCGGATTCGACACCTTGCAGCATCCACTCGGTCTGGACGAAACAGGTGGCTACGGGCTGCTGTCGATGTCCGAGCGGGCTGAGCTCGTCGGCGGCCGGCTGCATATCCGTTCGCGGCCCGGCTCGGGAACCGCCGTGACCGCGACTATTCCTCTGCCGCAGACGCGGGACTAG
- a CDS encoding response regulator: protein MTTTVTSPVRLVLVDDHEMVIEGLKAMLAGFGSKVRVVGQAVGVERAVNVVDSLDPDVVLCDVRMQGSSGLDLCLALRQRNPDRKVVMLSVYDDEQYLFQAMRVGASGYLLKSISSDDLVRQLELVRDGESAIDPGLALRAADTASRLQRDEFWPGARQGLTQRESEILSYMVTGLSNRGIANKLVIGDETVKSHLRSIYRKLGVADRTAAVATALREGIYQ, encoded by the coding sequence ATGACGACGACGGTCACCAGTCCGGTGCGACTTGTGTTGGTGGATGACCATGAGATGGTCATCGAGGGTTTGAAGGCGATGCTTGCCGGCTTCGGCAGCAAGGTGCGGGTGGTCGGCCAGGCTGTCGGTGTCGAGCGGGCGGTGAATGTCGTCGACAGTCTCGACCCCGACGTGGTGCTGTGCGACGTCCGGATGCAGGGCTCCAGCGGGCTCGACCTGTGCCTGGCTCTGCGGCAACGCAACCCTGATCGCAAGGTCGTGATGCTGTCGGTCTATGACGACGAGCAGTACCTCTTCCAGGCCATGCGGGTCGGCGCGTCCGGCTACCTGCTCAAGAGCATCAGCAGTGACGACCTGGTCCGCCAGCTCGAGCTGGTGCGCGACGGCGAAAGCGCGATCGACCCTGGCCTCGCTCTGCGTGCCGCCGACACTGCATCGCGGCTGCAGCGCGACGAGTTCTGGCCAGGCGCGCGACAGGGGTTGACCCAGCGGGAAAGCGAGATTCTGTCGTACATGGTGACCGGGCTTTCGAATCGCGGCATCGCGAACAAGCTGGTCATCGGCGATGAGACGGTCAAGAGCCACCTGCGGTCCATCTACCGCAAGCTCGGAGTGGCCGACCGAACGGCCGCCGTGGCCACCGCCCTGCGAGAAGGCATCTACCAGTGA
- the rpe gene encoding ribulose-phosphate 3-epimerase yields the protein MKTCEPTLVASVLPADFSELGQEVRRLEKAGVDRIQWDVMDGRFVPNLTFGPDVISANRGLVSMGFEAHLMVDDPDHMLSRWVEAGCEIVIVHAEATRHLHRTLGAIADLGARAGVALNPATPLEAVTSVLDLVDLLLVMTVNPGFGGQRYLSSMERKIAAARAEIDTRGLDIELEVDGGIAGATIGGAAIAGADVFCAGSALLNGDGTLEERTAALRSAAADGMESR from the coding sequence ATGAAAACCTGCGAGCCGACGCTGGTCGCTTCCGTGCTGCCCGCGGACTTCTCAGAGCTCGGTCAAGAGGTCAGGCGGCTGGAGAAGGCGGGCGTCGACCGGATCCAGTGGGATGTGATGGACGGCCGGTTCGTGCCGAACCTGACCTTCGGTCCGGACGTGATCAGTGCAAACCGCGGGCTCGTATCAATGGGGTTCGAGGCACACCTGATGGTCGACGATCCCGATCATATGCTGTCTCGATGGGTGGAAGCCGGCTGCGAGATCGTCATCGTGCACGCCGAAGCGACCCGGCATCTGCACCGGACCCTCGGTGCCATCGCCGATCTCGGCGCACGAGCGGGTGTCGCACTGAACCCTGCGACCCCGTTGGAGGCGGTCACCAGCGTGCTCGATCTGGTCGACCTCCTGCTCGTGATGACGGTGAATCCGGGCTTCGGCGGTCAGCGGTATCTCTCTTCGATGGAGCGCAAGATCGCCGCCGCCAGAGCCGAGATCGACACGCGCGGACTCGATATCGAGCTCGAGGTCGACGGTGGAATCGCCGGGGCGACGATCGGCGGGGCAGCGATCGCGGGGGCGGATGTCTTCTGTGCGGGCTCGGCGCTGCTCAACGGTGACGGCACCCTCGAGGAACGAACGGCCGCGCTGCGCAGTGCAGCCGCCGACGGAATGGAGTCGCGATGA
- the tkt gene encoding transketolase, producing the protein MSIAPSSTSADLLTDEVDRLAITTLRFLAADAVQSANSGHPGLPLGAAPVAWTLWSRHLRHDPAHPRWPDRDRFVLSAGHGSALLYALLHVFGYDVTLDDLAHFRQLGSRTPGHPEFGMTPGVETTTGPLGQGLANAVGMALAERMLAARCNDAEHRVVDHRTWVLAGDGDLMEGISHEAASLAGRLGLGRLTVIFDDNNITIDGPADLSCGDDALGRFAAYGWHTLSVEDGNDVRAIDRALAQAREVESAPTFIKVRTTIGYGAPGVEGTSKVHGSPLGAENLAAMRVKFDWPSAPFHVPTTLRSVTAELGAKGAAAHLSWVQRYANWTADNPQLAVDFPLDRVPAPSNCDALARLFESPAKMATRQASGAALTALAAEYPALVGGSADLAGSTNTAIPGGDVREGDYAGRTIHFGIREHAMAAVMNGISLHGGLRPFGSTFLVFSDYLRPAVRLSALMGQPVIYVFTHDSIHVGEDGPTHQPIEHIESLRLIPGVTVLRPADSAEAALAWQIAVENLSGPTALVLTRQSVPALGGDGLSDVRERGFRIVRGDFNETRVVLAATGSEVSLALEAADLLAGRGVEAAVLSVMWRDRLEAALSADPGTLPNCPVVWTEAGATTGWRAIARDRDHVIGLDRFGESGPGPQVAAHLGLTASAVANAALTALGQQGAQWDDGSSRIVSP; encoded by the coding sequence ATGAGCATCGCACCGAGCTCGACGAGCGCGGACCTGCTTACCGATGAGGTCGACCGCCTGGCGATCACCACACTGCGATTCTTGGCCGCCGATGCGGTGCAGTCGGCCAATAGTGGCCACCCGGGCCTGCCGCTCGGTGCCGCGCCGGTCGCGTGGACGCTGTGGTCGCGTCACCTACGTCATGATCCGGCGCACCCCCGCTGGCCGGACCGGGACAGGTTCGTTCTGTCGGCGGGTCACGGTTCGGCGTTGTTGTACGCCCTGCTGCACGTCTTCGGCTACGACGTGACGCTGGACGACCTCGCGCACTTCCGACAGCTCGGATCGCGAACCCCAGGACATCCCGAGTTCGGGATGACCCCCGGAGTGGAGACTACGACCGGCCCGCTGGGTCAAGGCTTGGCGAATGCGGTCGGTATGGCGTTGGCCGAACGTATGCTCGCGGCCCGGTGCAACGACGCCGAGCACCGCGTCGTCGACCATCGCACGTGGGTGCTCGCCGGAGATGGCGACCTGATGGAGGGCATCAGCCATGAGGCTGCGTCGCTGGCCGGACGACTCGGCCTCGGCCGGTTGACTGTCATCTTCGACGACAACAACATCACGATCGACGGACCGGCGGACCTCAGCTGTGGTGACGACGCACTCGGCAGATTCGCAGCCTATGGCTGGCACACGCTGTCGGTGGAGGACGGAAACGATGTGCGTGCCATCGACAGGGCGCTCGCTCAAGCACGCGAGGTGGAATCTGCTCCGACATTCATCAAGGTGCGCACGACCATCGGTTACGGCGCGCCAGGCGTCGAAGGCACGTCGAAGGTGCACGGCAGCCCGCTGGGGGCGGAGAACCTGGCGGCGATGCGGGTGAAGTTCGACTGGCCGTCAGCACCCTTCCATGTGCCGACGACGCTACGGTCTGTTACTGCGGAGCTGGGCGCCAAAGGCGCTGCCGCACACCTGAGTTGGGTTCAGAGATATGCGAATTGGACCGCCGACAATCCGCAGCTCGCAGTGGACTTTCCGCTCGACCGTGTCCCCGCCCCGTCAAACTGCGACGCCCTCGCGCGGTTGTTCGAGTCGCCCGCCAAGATGGCGACCCGTCAAGCATCCGGCGCGGCTCTCACCGCGCTCGCCGCCGAATACCCGGCGCTCGTAGGAGGATCCGCAGACTTGGCGGGATCGACCAACACCGCGATACCGGGCGGGGATGTGCGGGAGGGCGACTACGCCGGCCGGACGATTCACTTCGGTATCCGAGAGCACGCGATGGCCGCGGTCATGAACGGAATCTCGCTGCACGGCGGCCTACGCCCGTTCGGAAGCACATTCCTGGTCTTCTCCGACTACCTGCGTCCGGCCGTGCGGTTGTCGGCGCTCATGGGCCAACCCGTCATATACGTCTTCACGCACGACTCGATCCATGTCGGCGAGGACGGGCCGACCCATCAGCCGATCGAGCACATCGAATCCTTGCGACTCATACCCGGGGTGACGGTGTTACGGCCCGCCGATTCCGCCGAGGCTGCGTTGGCCTGGCAGATCGCTGTGGAGAACCTCTCGGGCCCCACGGCGTTGGTGCTTACGAGGCAGAGCGTGCCCGCGCTCGGCGGGGACGGATTGTCAGACGTTCGCGAGCGCGGATTTCGTATCGTTCGTGGCGATTTCAACGAGACGAGGGTGGTGCTCGCGGCCACTGGGTCGGAAGTGTCGCTGGCGCTGGAGGCGGCGGACCTGCTCGCGGGGCGGGGTGTCGAGGCCGCGGTGTTGTCAGTGATGTGGCGGGACCGGTTGGAGGCGGCGCTATCTGCCGATCCGGGGACATTGCCCAACTGCCCTGTGGTCTGGACGGAAGCCGGCGCAACGACGGGATGGCGCGCCATCGCGCGAGACCGTGACCACGTCATCGGCCTGGATCGATTCGGCGAAAGTGGGCCGGGGCCGCAGGTGGCCGCTCACCTTGGTTTGACTGCGTCGGCCGTCGCCAATGCCGCCTTGACGGCGCTCGGACAGCAAGGCGCCCAATGGGATGACGGTAGTAGCCGAATCGTCTCGCCGTGA
- a CDS encoding HAD-IA family hydrolase has product MLPTPDLLAVIFDVDGTIADTEREGHLPAFNDAFLAHGLDVTWSPQEYGRLLRITGGRHRIAADLRARGFGDRAGELATEIHETKTELFRTRIVAGSVWPRPGLTDLVSSLVDDGIRIAIATTGRAAWVEPLIARILGNGVAETMVTGDDVARLKPDPAAYQRALEQLDVRPENVLAIEDSEIGLRAATAAGVATVVVTTDYTEDQDFVGAAVVRGSFVSPQPLDAASLRRIHRQWWLRCGHPPGSHHELR; this is encoded by the coding sequence ATGCTGCCGACGCCGGATCTGCTGGCTGTGATTTTCGACGTAGACGGCACCATCGCCGATACCGAGCGCGAAGGCCACTTGCCGGCTTTCAACGATGCGTTCCTTGCCCACGGTCTCGACGTCACCTGGAGTCCGCAGGAGTACGGACGGCTCCTGCGGATCACCGGCGGGCGACACCGAATCGCTGCGGACCTGCGCGCACGCGGCTTCGGCGACCGTGCGGGGGAACTAGCCACCGAAATCCACGAAACCAAGACGGAGCTGTTCCGGACGCGCATCGTTGCCGGGAGCGTCTGGCCGAGACCGGGACTGACCGATTTGGTGAGCAGTCTGGTGGACGACGGGATTCGAATCGCCATCGCCACCACCGGGCGAGCCGCCTGGGTGGAACCATTGATAGCGAGGATCCTCGGCAACGGTGTCGCCGAGACCATGGTGACCGGCGACGACGTCGCCCGACTCAAGCCCGACCCCGCCGCATACCAACGCGCGCTCGAGCAACTCGATGTGCGCCCTGAAAATGTACTTGCCATCGAGGATTCCGAGATCGGACTGCGGGCGGCGACCGCGGCGGGGGTCGCCACCGTGGTCGTCACCACGGATTACACGGAGGACCAGGACTTCGTTGGCGCAGCAGTGGTGCGCGGCTCCTTCGTCAGCCCGCAGCCGCTTGACGCTGCCTCATTGAGACGAATCCACCGACAGTGGTGGCTACGCTGTGGCCACCCGCCCGGCAGTCATCACGAATTGCGGTGA
- a CDS encoding alpha/beta hydrolase family protein, whose amino-acid sequence MAGPRTKPAVKVAIGAAAIGVATSVGCVAATQPASISASLVDLTALIVVGSSTHPSGAGVEDFYGRKFRDDPTYTGPDLDDIVHVNFWDGPAGIQAALDANAGEDNAVIASGWGAANTSLLLLRNDTDLSRTVFILDNDVARPDGGFGTRYPLFALIGVNPYPTPSQTGALRVVNTGYEYDYNSNAPGYVLNPFSALNSLASWFTTRLSQDDVDLPVDAQGRPVAPDGSPLDCGANTCAFTDNGAVLACPDARCVSPVGDRISAYVTTRGNTTYVTYTARELPLTTLIRGIFGDYIANVTAPLLKWAVDFGYYGGNPIPSDPSAYRPGRFIPSIGDMLTALVKLPGAILETIAAIFSPFLPRAAQPVSVARQSAPLDEIVGAATDSNPEGLNARQMPITGEGLDAVPGGDHDDGSGDDGTAGVTDSGPEPQDDDQGSGQQTDLSQNQLAGGGTGTETGSRASITNTDTDNTAVDTDTDPDKDVDTDTNAGAETGTATGNGTNTGTTSTGTGTGTSTGTNAGSNDAGSNDAGSNDAGPNDAGPNDADKNDKDNDNSDAAAA is encoded by the coding sequence ATGGCCGGGCCACGGACAAAGCCCGCGGTCAAGGTCGCGATCGGTGCCGCCGCCATCGGGGTGGCCACCAGCGTCGGATGCGTTGCAGCTACCCAACCTGCGTCCATCTCGGCATCCCTTGTCGATCTCACCGCCCTCATCGTCGTGGGCAGCTCGACACACCCCAGCGGAGCGGGTGTCGAGGACTTTTACGGCCGAAAGTTCCGCGACGATCCGACCTACACCGGACCTGATCTCGACGACATCGTCCACGTGAACTTCTGGGACGGCCCGGCCGGCATCCAGGCGGCTTTGGACGCCAACGCCGGCGAGGACAACGCCGTCATCGCGTCCGGCTGGGGCGCCGCGAACACGAGTTTGCTGCTGCTGAGGAACGACACCGATCTGAGCAGAACCGTGTTCATCCTCGACAACGACGTCGCCCGACCCGACGGAGGCTTCGGCACCCGGTATCCGTTGTTCGCGCTCATCGGTGTGAACCCGTACCCCACGCCGAGTCAGACCGGCGCGTTGAGAGTCGTCAACACCGGCTATGAGTACGACTACAACTCGAACGCCCCTGGGTACGTGCTCAACCCCTTCTCCGCTCTCAACTCGCTGGCCTCATGGTTCACGACACGTCTGAGTCAGGACGACGTCGACCTGCCCGTGGACGCCCAGGGCAGGCCGGTCGCCCCGGACGGCTCACCGCTCGACTGCGGGGCGAACACCTGCGCGTTCACCGACAACGGCGCCGTACTCGCTTGTCCCGACGCCAGGTGCGTCTCGCCGGTCGGCGACCGGATCAGCGCGTACGTCACGACGCGGGGCAACACCACGTACGTCACCTATACGGCCAGGGAGCTGCCGCTGACCACGTTGATCCGCGGCATCTTCGGTGACTACATCGCAAACGTCACTGCGCCGCTGCTGAAATGGGCGGTCGACTTCGGCTACTACGGCGGCAACCCGATTCCGTCGGACCCGAGCGCGTACCGCCCCGGCCGGTTCATTCCGTCGATCGGCGACATGCTGACGGCGTTGGTCAAACTTCCCGGCGCGATCCTGGAAACCATCGCGGCGATCTTTTCGCCGTTCCTGCCGAGGGCGGCGCAACCCGTGTCCGTAGCCAGACAGTCCGCGCCGCTCGACGAGATCGTCGGCGCGGCCACCGACTCGAATCCGGAGGGCCTCAACGCGCGGCAGATGCCGATCACGGGCGAGGGCCTTGACGCGGTGCCCGGCGGCGATCACGACGATGGCTCTGGGGACGACGGCACCGCCGGCGTCACCGATTCAGGACCGGAACCGCAGGACGACGATCAAGGCAGTGGCCAACAGACGGACCTCTCGCAGAACCAGCTGGCCGGCGGGGGAACCGGCACCGAGACGGGCTCGAGGGCCAGCATTACGAACACCGACACCGACAACACCGCTGTCGACACCGACACAGACCCAGACAAGGACGTCGACACGGATACGAACGCCGGCGCTGAGACAGGCACGGCCACCGGCAACGGCACCAACACCGGGACGACGTCGACCGGCACCGGCACGGGAACCAGCACTGGCACGAACGCCGGGTCCAACGACGCCGGGTCCAACGACGCCGGGTCCAACGACGCCGGGCCCAACGACGCCGGGCCCAACGACGCCGACAAGAACGACAAGGACAACGACAACAGCGATGCTGCGGCGGCATAG
- a CDS encoding integrase core domain-containing protein: MANGTTTEILCWLDDHSRYAISVTAHRRVTATIVANEFTKATAQHGIPYSTLTDNGMVFTTRFAGGKGGRNEFEAQLHRLKVRQINSTPNHPTTCGKVERFHQTLKKWLTGQPPATTIAALQTQLDAFTDEYNHRRPHRSLPHQATPTVIYTSRPKATPATRTDTHNRVRTDRVDQAGSVTLRVNGRHHYRTRVLILIQDLNTTVINAATGEVLRDFTLDPTRDYQPTGAPKGPKRKKPQT; encoded by the coding sequence TTGGCCAACGGCACCACCACCGAAATCCTGTGCTGGCTCGACGACCACTCCCGCTACGCAATATCGGTCACCGCTCACCGCCGCGTCACCGCCACCATCGTCGCCAACGAATTCACCAAAGCCACTGCCCAACATGGCATCCCCTACTCCACACTGACCGACAACGGCATGGTCTTCACCACCCGCTTCGCCGGCGGCAAAGGCGGCCGCAACGAATTCGAAGCCCAACTGCACCGCCTGAAAGTCCGCCAAATCAACTCCACCCCCAACCACCCCACCACCTGCGGAAAAGTCGAGCGCTTCCACCAAACCCTCAAAAAATGGCTCACCGGCCAACCGCCGGCCACCACCATCGCCGCACTACAAACCCAACTCGACGCCTTCACCGACGAATACAACCACCGCCGACCCCACCGATCCCTGCCCCACCAAGCCACCCCCACAGTCATCTACACCAGCCGCCCCAAAGCCACCCCAGCAACCCGCACCGACACCCACAACCGCGTACGCACCGACCGCGTCGACCAAGCCGGATCAGTCACCCTGCGCGTCAACGGACGCCACCACTACCGAACCCGCGTCCTGATCCTCATCCAGGACCTCAACACCACCGTCATCAACGCCGCCACCGGAGAAGTACTGCGCGACTTCACCCTCGACCCCACCAGGGACTACCAACCCACCGGAGCACCCAAAGGCCCCAAACGGAAAAAACCGCAGACCTAA
- a CDS encoding group I intron-associated PD-(D/E)XK endonuclease, whose product MAHHTKDKGDLGIAKAHADLVSQGFTVLFPATEHAPFDLVAYAAGEFNRLQVKYRSARTGAVIVNFRSTWADRNGTHTTRMDKGAIDTVCIYCPETDECYYVRPDAYGASVTLRIAPSKNGQKAGVLDAAAFRELPSLPTCRDAH is encoded by the coding sequence ATGGCGCACCACACGAAAGACAAGGGCGACTTGGGCATCGCCAAAGCCCACGCCGATTTGGTGAGCCAGGGCTTTACGGTCCTGTTTCCGGCGACGGAACATGCACCGTTCGACCTCGTGGCATACGCAGCGGGAGAATTCAACCGCCTCCAGGTGAAGTACCGGTCGGCGCGCACGGGTGCCGTCATCGTGAATTTTCGGTCGACGTGGGCGGACCGCAACGGGACACACACCACACGGATGGATAAAGGCGCAATCGACACGGTGTGCATCTACTGCCCGGAAACCGACGAGTGCTACTACGTCCGGCCCGACGCGTATGGCGCGTCGGTCACGCTCCGGATTGCGCCCAGCAAGAACGGCCAAAAAGCAGGAGTTCTGGACGCAGCAGCCTTTCGTGAGCTGCCGAGTTTGCCGACGTGTCGCGACGCCCACTAA